In the Urocitellus parryii isolate mUroPar1 chromosome 10, mUroPar1.hap1, whole genome shotgun sequence genome, one interval contains:
- the Cxcl10 gene encoding C-X-C motif chemokine 10 codes for MNQSAVFIFCLIFLTLSGTQGMPLSRTTRCNCIQISNRPVNPKSLQKLELIPASESCPRVEIIATMKKSGEKRCLNPESKGIKNLLKALRIERSKRSS; via the exons ATGAACCAAagtgctgtttttattttctgcctcATCTTTCTTACTCTCAGTGGAACTCAAG GAATGCCGCTCTCAAGAACAACACGCTGCAACTGCATCCAGATTAGTAATCGACCTGTTAATCCAAAATCATTACAAAAACTTGAACTTATTCCTGCAAGTGAATCTTGTCCACGTGTTGAGATCAT TGCCACAATGAAAAAGAGCGGGGAGAAGAGATGTCTGAATCCAGAATCTAAAGGCATCAAGAATTTACTGAAAGCACTTAGGATCGAAAG GTCTAAAAGATCATCTTGA